The Mucilaginibacter yixingensis genome window below encodes:
- a CDS encoding outer membrane beta-barrel protein, whose amino-acid sequence MKKLVLLLSLLCCSVIVKAQYNYADWSVGFHVNSVKGYTDVSQNANTYSASAQLYYNFTPYIPLALDLQVGKLSGGNDITDLYHRYFTNNFTTLSVHGDLQLGEIVDYQNSFILGALRGFYLGAGFGLVRNNITSIRRFDKENPTYRFPGEDQSINTMLSVRMGYEVKIFNELDEPFMAVDLGYIHNITFGEGLDGYTDPPTKFKNNAPDQFRQITVGVKFFFGNPSSYVKPITAQ is encoded by the coding sequence TTGAAAAAACTCGTACTTCTACTCTCCTTACTTTGCTGCTCAGTAATTGTAAAAGCACAATATAACTATGCAGATTGGAGCGTGGGTTTCCACGTCAACTCTGTAAAAGGATACACAGACGTTTCTCAAAACGCTAACACTTACTCTGCAAGCGCCCAACTGTATTATAACTTTACTCCATACATACCTCTTGCACTTGATTTGCAGGTGGGTAAACTAAGCGGTGGTAATGACATTACCGACCTCTATCACCGTTATTTTACCAATAACTTTACCACCCTTTCTGTACATGGAGATCTGCAATTGGGCGAAATTGTTGATTATCAAAACAGCTTTATACTAGGGGCACTGCGCGGGTTTTACCTTGGCGCTGGTTTTGGCTTGGTTAGAAACAATATTACATCTATACGCCGGTTTGATAAAGAAAATCCTACCTACAGATTTCCGGGCGAGGATCAAAGTATCAATACCATGTTATCTGTCCGCATGGGATACGAGGTTAAAATATTTAATGAACTTGACGAGCCGTTTATGGCCGTTGATTTGGGCTATATCCACAACATTACCTTTGGTGAAGGGTTGGACGGCTATACCGATCCGCCTACCAAATTCAAGAACAATGCACCAGATCAGTTCAGGCAAATTACCGTTGGC